From Haloplasma contractile SSD-17B:
TGATTACAACAATGAAAAGGTAACACAATTTTTTAAAATGATTCATTTTTTTATTCACCCACCTAATCGTAAATAAATTAGTTTTATTTACTATATACAATTATATAGCATTACGAATAAATATATCGTAGAAAATTGAGATTAACTTGTTTAAAATACAAAAATCCATGCTACTACTACTATATTCACGACATAGCATTATATATTATCATTTTCGTATAAATAAAAAAAAATAATGTGTTGATCGTTATTTTAGATTCTATTCGCCTATTTATTCTTGTATGCGACACGGTGAGATACGGTGTGTATAATTTTGCTGCATTATGCAAAAAAAATAGTATTAGTTCTAAGCGTTTTTCTAGAATAAAAAAACAGTCGAAACTTGTCCACTTACCTTACCGGTAAGTTATAACAAAGTTCGACTGTAGTCGTTCGCTATAAAATTATAAAATAATATCTTCTTTTTCAGCTAAAACGCCATGTTTATTAAATGATTTTGCTTTAAAATTATTAATTTCATCAGAATAAGGTGCCTTTTTATTTTTCTTGTCATCACCAATTTGAATATAGGGTGTTTCTAGTATTTTTGGAATATCTTTAAAGTCTTCATGATGTACGATATAATTTAGTGTTTCAAAACCGATATGACCAAATCCAATGTTTTCGTGACGGTCTTTACTCGCACCTTTAGGATTTTTGCTATCATTTATATGGAAGACAGATATACGATCGACACCGACAATCTTATCAAATTCATTCATAACACCATCGAAATCCTCTTTAACATTATACCCCGCATCATGTGTGTGGCACGTATCAAAGCAAACCGATAGGCGTTGATTATCTTCTACTCCGTCAATAATCTCAGCGATTTGTTCAAAGCTACGACCAATCTCTGTTCCTTTACCTGCCATTGTTTCAAGAGCAATACGAACATTATTATCGTTTTGCTGAAATACTTCGTTAATTCCTTTTATAATACGCTTTGTTCCAGCCTCAAATCCAGTTTTTACGTGGGCACCAGGATGAAGAACAATTTGAGTTGCTCCAATTGCACCGGTACGCTCAATTTCTTTTGTTAAGAACTCGACAGCAAATTGAAATTTAGAGTCACTTGGGTTTGCTAAATTCATAATGTAAGGAGCATGTACGACTAAATCATTGATATCAATATTATTTTCAATCATTAAATCACGAGCTTCTTCTATTTTCATATCTTCTATATTTTTACGGCGTGTATTTTGTGGCGCTCCTGTATAAAACATAAACGTATTTGAACCATAAGATAGCGCCTCTTTTACAGATCCCACTAACATGTCTTTTCCGCCCATACTTACATGTGAACCTATTTTGAACATCCTATCACCTTTACTTTCGTCGTTTTCGTTTGTTCATTTTCTTCATTTCATTTTCTACTTTCCATTTGTACTTCTTCTTATAACCTGGTGCAACGCGTTTTTTCTTTTTAACTTTACCACGCGCTTTTTTCTCGATTTCTGACATTTCTTTCTTTTCACGTGTTTTACGCTTATTTCGTTCCTTAGTCGGAACAAACTCTTTTTTAGAGATATCAATATAATTAAATTTAATTCCACGCTTCTCTAAACGGCTTAAATAATCATCATCTTCTCTGTCATACAGTGAGATAACGAGTCCTTCCGTATTTTTGCGTGAGGTACGACCGCTTCTATGGATATAGAATTCAGGATCGCTCGGTAATGAATAATTAATAATATGAGAAACACCTTCAATATCAATTCCACGTGCTGCAATATCAGTTGCAACAATGTATTGATATTTTAAGTCTCTTATTTCACGCATCATACGACTTCTATTACGCGATGTTAAGTCACCGTGAATTTCTCCTACTTTCATTCCTTTATCACGTAGAAAATTAGCTACTTCGCTTGCATCCTTACGTGTATTTGTAAAGATGATCGCAAGGAATGGGTTAATAACATTAAAGATATTAATTAACATCTTATTTTTATCACGATTACGCGTTGGCATTAAATTGTGAACCAGTTTTACAGGTGTCACATTTTGATCCGTTAAATCGATATGGATAGGGACTTTCATATATTTCTTTAAGAATGGTTTTAATTGTTCAGGAATCGTTGCAGAGAAAACCATCATTTGTAGATTCTCATCCATCGTTCCTGCCATATTATCGATTTCCTTTAAAAATCCAGCTTCTAAAGTCATATCAGCCTCGTCGACAACAAAATATTTTGTCTTATAGATTAACAACTTTTTTTCCTTAATCGATAAGTCCCAAATACGACCGGGTGTTCCAATGACAATATCAGGCTGGTTATTCTCTAACCAAGCTAGCTCCTTATCACGATCTCGACCACCAACATAGCGTTTCACCTTAAAATCAACCTCTGAATGTTTAACAATCTCTGTAGTCATGTTATGGATTTGTTCGGCTAATTCGCGAGTTGGAGTCGTAATAACATATTGAACTTCACCTTTATTTGGTACAAGTTCATTAATGAGTGGTAACAAAAATGCATGTGACTTTCCAGATCCCGTCTGAGATTGTCCAATCACATCCTTCCCTTTCTGAATAAGAGGGATGACTTCCTGTTGTATTTTTGTTGGTTCTTCGAATTTTAGTGCGTTTAATGCGTCATAAATAAATGGTTTAAATCCAAAATCTTTAAATTCCATGATATCACTCCTAGTTTATCTTAATTGATATTTTGTATAATTACAAGGAAAATGCTATAGCATTACCTTTACAATCGTTTACGAACAGAAAGCCTAATTAGTGATTTTAAATCACCTTTTCAGCATATTAAGTTGCAAACAGGAAAGTCTATTAATAGATATTTAATAACTAATTTTTTATAGGTTAACCCTTGTTTTGTGGAACCTAATCTTTTTTATAACGACTCTTTATTTTTATTATTTTCAGAAAGCGTCAATCTAATTCGATTTGACTTCAGATCGATACAGTATGTTATGGTAATTGAAGTCAATGAAACAAAAATAGTAAGATACGATTAGACAAAATCAGTCGAATTTGCCACTTTTATTGTAAAAAATAGAATAACTTTGTATAATGTGATTGGGTGATCAAAAATGAATGTAATTAAAATTAGTCCTCGAGGGTATTGCTATGGTGTCGTTGATGCTCTTAAAATTGCAATACACGCCTCAAAAAATAAAGAATTACCACAACCAATCTATATATTAGGAAACATTATTCACAATCACTTTGTATCAGATGCCCTCTCACATCAAGGAATAAAAACAGTTGATGAAAAGGGAACTTCACGAATTGAACTTCTTGACCTTATTGACAAGGGCACAGTAATCTTTACAGCACATGGTGTGTCGCCACTTGTACACGACAAGGCAAAAGAAAAAGGACTTCATGTTATTGATGCAACGTGTAAAGATGTAACAAAAACACATGATTATATTAGGCAACAAATTAATCAAGGTTACGATATTATTTATATCGGAAAGAAACATCATCCAGAACCGGAAGGTGCAGTAGGAATCTCACCGGAACATGTACATTTAATCGAAACGGTTGAGGATATTGAAACATTATCGATTACTAACGAGCAAATAGCCGTAACGAATCAAACAACAATGAGCCTTTGGGATATCTACAAAATTTTCGAGAAATTGAAAGAGCACTATCCAGGGGCTGAGTTTATGCAAGAAATATGCGATGCGACTCAAGTACGTCAAGAAGCAGTAGCCATTCAAGCTAAGCTCGCTGATGTAACCATTGTAGTCGGAGACCCTAAAAGTAACAACACTAATAAACTAGTGGATGTGTCAATCAAGAAAGCAGGAACGCCTGCATATCGCGTTAAAAATGTTGAAGACATAAAGCCGGACTGGTTGAAAGACTGTAAGACTGTAGCAGTATCTAGTGGTGCTTCTACTCCAACTGCAATAACTAAAGAGGTTATTACCTATCTTGAGCAGTTTGACTATGAAAACAAAGAAACTTGGGATATTGAAACTGAGTGCAATGTAACCAATATACTCCCTAGATTTCGAACATAAACTGCATTAAGCATCGATTTAAATTATGATAATTGCTTTGATTAGAGCAAGCCTATTGTTTATAGTTAAAAACATTAAAATAGCACCGATACGGTGCTATTTTTTTATTTCCTTTTTTATTTGTTCAATTTCATAGTTAACTTTATTGTAATTTTGATGACTTGGTGGTATTTGATTTAAAATGTGTTGTTTTTTATTTAATAACTCTGTCCATTTTTTAAAAAATAATGTGCTTTTCTCAATTCTTAGGAATGGCCCAAACTTTAGATCATCCTCTGAGTAATTAGGTGTTGTCCTCTTTTTTTCAGCAACGATTATTTCATAAAGAATACCATCATCTTCAATCAGTGTTTCGTCTGTAATTGTATAGCCATTCGAGAATAACCAAGCTCTTAATAAATGCTCAGCTACATTAGGTTGTAAGATCAATCGTTTGATATGCTTAAGTTGTTCTTTGCCTTCTTCTAATAACTCACTAATTAATTTGCCACCCATACCGGCTATTATTACAACATCAACTGAATCATGCTCATCAATTACAGTGAGCCCTGATCCGAGTCGTAAGTCAACTTGCTCTACTAGACCAGCATCGATTACATGTCGTTTCCCCTCATTTAGAGGACCAACATTGACATCAGAAGCAATCGCAAAATCAATCATCTCATGAGTAAGTAAATGAATCGGTAACAAACAATGATCCGTTCCAACATCTAAAATATGTCTATACGGTTTTACATAAAGTCCAATTGTTGAAAGTCGTTTTGATACGTTTTTTCCTTCCATATCCGGCACATCCTAATTGTTCTTAGTCCTCCATGAAGTCTCGTAATTTCTTACTTCTAGACGGATGACGTAACTTACGTAATGCTTTAGCTTCAATCTGTCTAATACGTTCTCTTGTTACACCAAATTCTTTCCCTACTTCTTCTAGCGTTCTTGTTCTACCATCATTTAGACCAAAACGTAAACGAAGCACACGTTCCTCACGGTCAGTTAGTGTCTCTAATACTTCATTTAATTCTTGTTTTAATAATTCGTTAGAAGCAAATTCCGCAGGAGAAATTGTCTCTGAATCTGGAATAAAATCACCAAGGTTCGAATCATCTTCTTCACCAACTGGTGACTCTAATGAAATAGGATCCTGAGAAATCTTTAAAATTTCGCGCACCTTGTCAGGTGTTATATCCATCTTTTTAGCAATCTCCTCTGGAAGTGGATCACGCCCTAATTCCTGAGTTAATTGACGTTGTTCA
This genomic window contains:
- a CDS encoding deoxyribonuclease IV, with the translated sequence MFKIGSHVSMGGKDMLVGSVKEALSYGSNTFMFYTGAPQNTRRKNIEDMKIEEARDLMIENNIDINDLVVHAPYIMNLANPSDSKFQFAVEFLTKEIERTGAIGATQIVLHPGAHVKTGFEAGTKRIIKGINEVFQQNDNNVRIALETMAGKGTEIGRSFEQIAEIIDGVEDNQRLSVCFDTCHTHDAGYNVKEDFDGVMNEFDKIVGVDRISVFHINDSKNPKGASKDRHENIGFGHIGFETLNYIVHHEDFKDIPKILETPYIQIGDDKKNKKAPYSDEINNFKAKSFNKHGVLAEKEDIIL
- a CDS encoding DEAD/DEAH box helicase — protein: MEFKDFGFKPFIYDALNALKFEEPTKIQQEVIPLIQKGKDVIGQSQTGSGKSHAFLLPLINELVPNKGEVQYVITTPTRELAEQIHNMTTEIVKHSEVDFKVKRYVGGRDRDKELAWLENNQPDIVIGTPGRIWDLSIKEKKLLIYKTKYFVVDEADMTLEAGFLKEIDNMAGTMDENLQMMVFSATIPEQLKPFLKKYMKVPIHIDLTDQNVTPVKLVHNLMPTRNRDKNKMLINIFNVINPFLAIIFTNTRKDASEVANFLRDKGMKVGEIHGDLTSRNRSRMMREIRDLKYQYIVATDIAARGIDIEGVSHIINYSLPSDPEFYIHRSGRTSRKNTEGLVISLYDREDDDYLSRLEKRGIKFNYIDISKKEFVPTKERNKRKTREKKEMSEIEKKARGKVKKKKRVAPGYKKKYKWKVENEMKKMNKRKRRK
- a CDS encoding tRNA (adenine(22)-N(1))-methyltransferase gives rise to the protein MEGKNVSKRLSTIGLYVKPYRHILDVGTDHCLLPIHLLTHEMIDFAIASDVNVGPLNEGKRHVIDAGLVEQVDLRLGSGLTVIDEHDSVDVVIIAGMGGKLISELLEEGKEQLKHIKRLILQPNVAEHLLRAWLFSNGYTITDETLIEDDGILYEIIVAEKKRTTPNYSEDDLKFGPFLRIEKSTLFFKKWTELLNKKQHILNQIPPSHQNYNKVNYEIEQIKKEIKK
- a CDS encoding 4-hydroxy-3-methylbut-2-enyl diphosphate reductase; this encodes MNVIKISPRGYCYGVVDALKIAIHASKNKELPQPIYILGNIIHNHFVSDALSHQGIKTVDEKGTSRIELLDLIDKGTVIFTAHGVSPLVHDKAKEKGLHVIDATCKDVTKTHDYIRQQINQGYDIIYIGKKHHPEPEGAVGISPEHVHLIETVEDIETLSITNEQIAVTNQTTMSLWDIYKIFEKLKEHYPGAEFMQEICDATQVRQEAVAIQAKLADVTIVVGDPKSNNTNKLVDVSIKKAGTPAYRVKNVEDIKPDWLKDCKTVAVSSGASTPTAITKEVITYLEQFDYENKETWDIETECNVTNILPRFRT